The DNA sequence CTGTTGACACCGATCTTTTTTTATGGTATGTTATAGATGGGAGATTATAAATGATGACATAATGCTAATCCCAATTATTATATACCATAACCGTGACTTCCGTGTCAAATATATGTTTTCGAGTATAAATAACTTACTATTCGGAAATTAACTTACGCACTCGTTCGTATCGGTCAAAAGGACTGATCGGTGCCTGATGTGCAGGATGACACAATATGCACGTTGCGTGTAGATGTAAAAAGAAGCTGCCCGAATGTCGGACAGCTCTCTCTTTATTCGTCTGGCGGAGAGGGTGGGATTCGAACCCACGGCGCGGCAGTACCGCGCAACGGTTTTCGAGACCGTCACCTTCAACCACTCGGACACCTCTCCATCTGAGTGCTTATTTTATCAAACAAACAATATTGTACCATGAATGTCGTCGCATCTCAATAGGCATTCGCGGGAAAAATTAAGAAAAACGGATAAAACGCCCGTCATCCATTTCGCACATCGTCACTTGCTGCAATCGCACAGCCGGCGGTAACCCGCTTTCTACGGCACGGCGTCAGCTAGCGGTAATACGATCGTAAACGTACTCCCTCTACTGTCACTGTTTACAGTAATCGTCCCTTCATGCCGCTCCACAATTAGTTTAGCGATAGCGAGCCCGAGGCCGGTTCCCCCAGAGTGGCGTGCTCGCGAACGGTCGGCGCGGTAAAACGGCTCAAAAACGACACGCACATCGTCAGCGGGAATACCGACACCGGTGTCGCTAATTGTCAGAAGCAACTGCTTACGCTCCCGTTGGCACTTTACCGTAATCGTCACCTTACCGTTCAGTCGGTTGTAGCAAATGGCATTTTCGACGATGTTGCTTAGCGCGCGATTGAGTAAATCGCGTTGTCCTAAACAGACGGCAGCCTCGTCCGCATGCAAGGAAACGTCCACTTGTCGTTCAGCCGCAAGCGGCGCTAACTCTGTCGTCACTTCCGCCAGCATCTGTGCTATGTCGATCCTTTGTTTGCGGCGAATGATGTCGCGGCGCGACAAGTGCAACAGTTCGTCGACTAAGCAGTTTAAGCGGGCAACTTGTCGTTTTAACACGTATAGCGTTGCGCGATAGTCTTCCGCCGTCGCCTCATCGTCGTCGAGTTGCACCTCTACATTCGTCTGCATAACCGACAACGGCGTACGTAATTCGTGCGACGCACTGGACACAAATTGATACTGGTGCTGAAACACATCTTCCAACCGGGTTAACATCGCGTTGAACGATTGCGCCAACTGCTTCATCTCGTCGTCCGGTCCGTCAGTCGGCAAGAGTTGTTCGTCAAGGCGGGTAAAGCTGTCGGGGCGAATGTGAGCGATCGTCTCACTCAACTGTTTGATCGGCTTTAGTGGCTTTTTAGCTAGCCAGTACGCGCCTGCGCTACCCAACACGACGACACCGCTCAAACTAACGACGGAAATGACGATTAAATCGTCCAACGCTTTTTCTATCGTTTGTTGTTGTACAGCTTCCTGAGGAACAAGCTCAAACGAATGATCGTTAGTCAATTCCATTTGGTGCGGGGTTAACAATGGTGCTGAAGCTGTTTCGCTTTCCTGAAGAGGCAGCTGTGAACTCTCGTGTAACTCTTTTTGTTGTGTATCCCGCTGTGCCTCCCGATTGAGAGATCCCTCATTCACGATCGATACAGTAGGAAAAACTGCCACAGCTAACCCGTTGATGGACGCGATTAATGCGATGCCCGAGAGCGACAACATCGTTGCTGTCCATAGTGCAAGGCGCCATCGCAACGTCAAACGGAATCTTTTTCGCTTCATTTTGCTCATCGCCGCACTTCCCTTGACTCGTCATTGTCCGTCACCGTAGGCGTTCCGTTTACATGCCCCTTTACATTTAAGCGGTACCCGACGCCGTGAACCGTTTCGAACGTAACCGGCTGTGCGACCCGTTGCCCGAGCTTACGCCGCAAGGCATTAATGTGGACGCGAACGACATTTGTAAACGGATTCACCGACTCGTCCCACAAACTTTCTAACAACTCCTCTTGGCTAACGACGACGCCGGGACGCATAAGAAAGTATTGCAACAAGGCAAATTCCTTCCGCGTCACCGTTAGCGGCTGTCCGCCGTACGTCACCGTTTGCTTCGCTGGATCGACCGTTAACGAGCCGCAGCGGAGCACGGGCTGCTGTAACTCGAAGCGTCGCCGCGTCAAGGCGCGAATTCGCGCGCGCAACTCGGTAAAGGCAAACGGCTTCGTCACATAATCACACGCCCCTAGATCGAGTCCTTGCACCCGTTCCGCCACTTCCGTTCGTGCGCTTAAAATAAGTACTTTGCTTTGCGGCCGTTCCTCGAGTACGCGTGCGAGCACGTCCAAACCGTCCATGCCCGGTAAATTGAGATCCAACAACATTAAATCGTAGGTGTTTACTTCTACGTAATAAAGTGCCTCTTCTCCGTCTAACGCCACGTCTACCGCATAGCCGTCTTTGCGCAAACCTTTGGCTAAGGCGTGCACTAGATCCACTTCATCCTCCACGATTAACAGCCGCAAAGCTTTTCCCCCTTAATCTGTTGAACAGTAGCGGTCACCCGGATCTTCCGCCCGGGCATTCCGCTACAATCAATCCAAACGCGAGTACGCACGTCTAGATAACAACATTACCCGCGGTTACACAGTTATGTCCAATGAAGCCAGTTAGATCGTGATATAGCCGTTGTAGTTAATCCCGTGTGGCCCGATATTCCAAACCATGATCCGATAGTTACCCGTTTTATTCACTTTAAAGTTAGCTTTACCCGAACCGCCGCTTAGCGTCGTATAGTAAAACGTTCCCGAACTGTCCAGTAAGCCGACTCTTACTTTGGACGCCCCCGGTACCCAAGTGAGTGAGATTGACCCAGTTTCACCAGTTACAAAGCTCCAAGGGCCGTATTGATGCGCATAGTTTACACCGAGTGACCCACTAACGCGGTAAGTCGCTTCCTTTCCGTTGTCGTCTCCCGCCACTTTGTCAGCCTCTGTTAAGGTAATATTCTGGACATTCTTCGGTAGCTGCTTCGTCACATTGGCGGGAGCCCCGTTAATAGTAACCGTATTCGATTGCTCTGCCTTTTTATCCTTAGTCGCATTCGCCGGGGGATCATCAACGATCTCCATCGTCACGTCAGCAGAAGCGTCCTTTGTCACATCGACCAGTTTAAACTGCTCACTAGGATTCTTAATCGCCTTCTCGGACGGGTTTAACGACATCACACCGGAGTTTACATCCGATCCATTCGCAGCGACGACCACCGTAGACACCCCTAACACGACGACGAGGATAGCAACGCCAACTAACCACTTCTTTTTACTCATTTTTCGTATACCTCCTTCAAAAATCGTGGCATAACTGTGTAACCACTTTTATTGTAGGACGGAAGGTATAAATAATTTGTTAAGTTTAATCATTACTTGTTGCGTTGCCGTAGCGAGCGAAAGAAGTTGCTGAGGCGCGCGGCACACTCTGCCTGCAATACACCACTTTCGACGTGTACGCGGTGATTAAAGCGTGGCTCGGTTAGCAAATTCATTAACGTCCCAGCACAACCCGCTTTCGGATCTGGCGTGCCGTATACGACTCGTTTAAGGCGCGACTGTACGATTGCCCCCGCACACATCGGGCACGGTTCAAGCGTGACGACGAGGGTACAACCAGGCAACCGCCAACCGCCTAACTGCGCACTAGCGGCTCGAATCGCTACCATCTCCGCGTGGTTCGTCGGATCTTTCGTCGTTTCGCGCAAATTATAGCCGGTAGCGATAATATCACCGTCTCGTACGATCACGGCGCCGATCGGTACTTCCCCGATCGCTTCCGCGCGATCGGCCTGTTCTAAAGCAACTTTCATATAAGGGATCCATTCGTTCTCCACGTAAATCGTTCATCCTCAACTTAGTAGTATCATTAATAAAAGTTACCACTCGACAACGGAGGGTGTCAAACAGAAGCGACCGCCATCCATTTATGGGTGGCGGTCGTGTGAATTGGTGGTCGTCCTTCGTGCCGACTCACACTTCTCTTGGTGGATATCGGTCGTTTTTCCTCGCAAATAATGCCTTACGAAAAGTGAACGCTAAGGAAATTCCAGTAATATAAAAACACCGAATATGTCAGCCCCAACACGATGACGGTCGCGAAACCAGCCTTCCGCCACCAGTTAACGACTGCACGTACTCTTTTCCAAAGACCGATTAACCAGAAAGAAAGGATAAACGAAAGGATCGGAAGTGAGCATACGATGTCGTTATACCAAGCCGGAAACCCATACATGATCTCCAGACCACCACTTTTGGCAATTAAACGAAATGTAACGACAAAAAACAGACTGTTCAGTACCTCCCGTCACTCACTGCTTCGAGTCGGAAAGGATCGGCCAAAAATGCGAACCATTTCCCATACCCGTAGGTGGGATGTCGGCTAATCATGTAATTCCAGGCGAATAAATAACATGAATACTATAGAAAATTTTCTCCAGTTCAATTGAATACTCCTCTCGGTACGATAATCCGTAGAATACGCAGGATTAGTTCCGTGTGAATGTGCCGATGGCAAAGCGTAAAAGATTAACAATTAGTGCGCAAACGAGGAGCGGCTTAACTGGGGCGACCGAGACCCGTTTAAAGGACGTCGGTCGTTTCCACTTTGCGGATGGCCAAAACGGCAATCGCAATCCCGACGGCTGCGAGCGATAACGGAATGTAAATAATTGAGGCTACAGAAAACACCGGATTGTGTGAGCTGATGAGCACGACGAGTAAGAGGGCGGAAACGATCGTCGCTGGGACAGATTGTTTTCGCATCCCGAAGTATAAAGGAATTAAGCTCGTCCCCGTCGCGGCAAAGGCAAAGGCGACGATGCTTAGCAATTGCTGCCCGATCGTATCAGCTAACGTGCCCGGAATAAACGGAACGTATGTGTTCAATCCGAAAGCGACACCCATGACGAACAAGTTGGAAATGACCATCGTGAAGAACGTGAGCCCACTGACGATCAATAGTTTGGCGGCCATGAGCTTCTTCCGTCTGATCGGGTACATGAACGTAATGAACACCGTTTTGTTTTTATATTCTTCGATGACGAGTTTGGCAATGAGTACAGCGGCAAAAATAGTAAACGTTGCCCGTACGATCGCTCCCATCACGACAATAGCTTCCTCAGCACTAGCAAATGCCGCAGTTTGTTCTATTTTTTCGATATAGCCGATAAAACATACTAACGCCGCAATGAGCACATTCGCAATGACCGCTCCACTGACATACCAACCTAATTTCACTTTCTGCAATTCCAATTTTATTAATTTCATCATTTGATGGCACACCTCGTTTGATCGTTCCTCTTGTTTGATCGTACACCCCTGTTTTTTACGAAACGTCTCTCTGTCCCTCATGAATTAAGTTCAAAAAATACTCCTCTAAAGAAGTAACCTTTTTGTTAATCCCTTCAATCGCGACGTCGTTTAGAACGAGCGTTTTAGAGATTTCTGCCTGGGACACTCGCGCGTCGTAAATGCGGACGATTTTCTCATTAACCGTTTTGAAGTTGGATATATGGAGTTGATCGGCGAGCACAACACACGCTTTACGTTGATGGGCAGTCACTAATTCGATGTATTCCGTATGTTGCCCTCTTATGTTGTCCATCGTCACTTCCTCAATCAGCCGACCGTCGCTAATCACGCCGATCGTATCGGCAATTTGCTCGATTTCCGCGATGATGTGACTCGAAATCAATAGCGTGATTCCGTATTCTTTACTTAACATGTCGAGCACGTGGCGAATCTCTTTAATACCTACAGGGTCGAGGCCATTAATCGGTTCATCTAAAATTAGCAATTCCGGTTTCGTTATAATCGCTCGCGCAATACCTAACCGTTGTTTCATTCCGAGAGAAAAGTTTTTTACCATCTCGTCCTCGATATTTTTTAGGTTGACTAATTTTAGCGCGTCATCGATCGCACCTTTGTCGTAGTAGCCCATGTATTCACAATGCAGCGCTAAATTTTCTCCCGCCGTTAGCCTTTCAT is a window from the Numidum massiliense genome containing:
- the tadA gene encoding tRNA adenosine(34) deaminase TadA; amino-acid sequence: MYVENEWIPYMKVALEQADRAEAIGEVPIGAVIVRDGDIIATGYNLRETTKDPTNHAEMVAIRAASAQLGGWRLPGCTLVVTLEPCPMCAGAIVQSRLKRVVYGTPDPKAGCAGTLMNLLTEPRFNHRVHVESGVLQAECAARLSNFFRSLRQRNK
- a CDS encoding ABC transporter ATP-binding protein; this translates as MAYVVTTNGLTKSFQGKEVVSNVNMHIRKGEIYGFLGPNGAGKTTVMKMLTNLVKPTAGEIEIFGEKVTPTSYDYLGRIGSIIEYPIFYERLTAGENLALHCEYMGYYDKGAIDDALKLVNLKNIEDEMVKNFSLGMKQRLGIARAIITKPELLILDEPINGLDPVGIKEIRHVLDMLSKEYGITLLISSHIIAEIEQIADTIGVISDGRLIEEVTMDNIRGQHTEYIELVTAHQRKACVVLADQLHISNFKTVNEKIVRIYDARVSQAEISKTLVLNDVAIEGINKKVTSLEEYFLNLIHEGQRDVS
- a CDS encoding HAMP domain-containing sensor histidine kinase — translated: MSKMKRKRFRLTLRWRLALWTATMLSLSGIALIASINGLAVAVFPTVSIVNEGSLNREAQRDTQQKELHESSQLPLQESETASAPLLTPHQMELTNDHSFELVPQEAVQQQTIEKALDDLIVISVVSLSGVVVLGSAGAYWLAKKPLKPIKQLSETIAHIRPDSFTRLDEQLLPTDGPDDEMKQLAQSFNAMLTRLEDVFQHQYQFVSSASHELRTPLSVMQTNVEVQLDDDEATAEDYRATLYVLKRQVARLNCLVDELLHLSRRDIIRRKQRIDIAQMLAEVTTELAPLAAERQVDVSLHADEAAVCLGQRDLLNRALSNIVENAICYNRLNGKVTITVKCQRERKQLLLTISDTGVGIPADDVRVVFEPFYRADRSRARHSGGTGLGLAIAKLIVERHEGTITVNSDSRGSTFTIVLPLADAVP
- a CDS encoding ABC transporter permease, with amino-acid sequence MMKLIKLELQKVKLGWYVSGAVIANVLIAALVCFIGYIEKIEQTAAFASAEEAIVVMGAIVRATFTIFAAVLIAKLVIEEYKNKTVFITFMYPIRRKKLMAAKLLIVSGLTFFTMVISNLFVMGVAFGLNTYVPFIPGTLADTIGQQLLSIVAFAFAATGTSLIPLYFGMRKQSVPATIVSALLLVVLISSHNPVFSVASIIYIPLSLAAVGIAIAVLAIRKVETTDVL
- a CDS encoding response regulator transcription factor, encoding MRLLIVEDEVDLVHALAKGLRKDGYAVDVALDGEEALYYVEVNTYDLMLLDLNLPGMDGLDVLARVLEERPQSKVLILSARTEVAERVQGLDLGACDYVTKPFAFTELRARIRALTRRRFELQQPVLRCGSLTVDPAKQTVTYGGQPLTVTRKEFALLQYFLMRPGVVVSQEELLESLWDESVNPFTNVVRVHINALRRKLGQRVAQPVTFETVHGVGYRLNVKGHVNGTPTVTDNDESREVRR